A part of Acidimicrobiales bacterium genomic DNA contains:
- a CDS encoding response regulator transcription factor, producing MTTRVFLLDDHEVVRRGLRELFDSEDDLTVVGEGATAQEALARVPSTKPDVAVLDVRLPDGDGVEVCRDLRSAMPDLKCLMLTSFADDEALFSAILAGASGYVLKQIKGSDLVSAVRRVAAGESLLDPSLTRQVMERLRGENVEDERLARLTAQERNILELIADGKTNRQIADELYLAEKTVKNYVSNLLSKMGFARRTEAAVYAARLAERKHKS from the coding sequence GTGACCACCAGAGTGTTCCTTCTCGACGACCACGAAGTGGTCCGGCGAGGGCTCCGTGAGCTCTTCGACAGCGAGGACGACCTGACGGTCGTGGGCGAGGGCGCCACGGCCCAGGAGGCGCTCGCCCGCGTCCCGTCGACCAAGCCGGATGTGGCCGTGCTCGACGTCCGGCTCCCCGACGGCGACGGGGTCGAGGTGTGCCGGGACCTGCGCTCGGCCATGCCGGACCTGAAGTGCCTCATGCTCACCTCGTTCGCCGACGACGAGGCGCTGTTCTCGGCCATCCTCGCCGGGGCCAGCGGCTACGTCCTGAAGCAGATCAAGGGGAGCGACCTCGTGTCCGCGGTGCGCCGCGTGGCCGCCGGCGAGTCGCTGCTCGACCCTTCGCTCACCCGGCAGGTCATGGAGCGCCTGCGCGGCGAGAACGTGGAGGACGAGCGGCTGGCGCGCCTCACCGCCCAGGAGCGCAACATCCTCGAGCTGATCGCCGACGGCAAGACCAACCGGCAGATCGCCGACGAGCTCTACCTCGCCGAGAAGACGGTGAAGAACTACGTGTCCAACCTGTTGTCGAAGATGGGCTTCGCGCGCCGGACCGAGGCCGCGGTCTACGCCGCCCGTCTCGCCGAGCGCAAGCACAAGTCCTGA
- a CDS encoding GNAT family N-acetyltransferase — MAADGTRMTSSLGTDTDVLLADGTTAHVRAIRPDDAEGLRAFHARLSPESVILRFFGPHPRLSEAEVERFTTVDGVDRLALVAVRAGDIVAVARYDRSPGSDAAEVAFVVDDAFQGRGLGTILLEHLASAARARGVRRFVADTLSENFRMLGVFRDAGFARQFTRSSDVMRVVLDIAPTAAAREAADERDRQAVVRSMDRLLRPGSIAVVGASRHPEALGHLLVANLLAGGFTGPVYPVNPSATSVADRRAWPGIEDTPGPVDLAVVAVPADAVRSVVEACGRKGVGALVVISAGFAETGADGAARQRELAGLAHANGMRVVGPNCFGVLNTDPHVSMNATFAPAPPGRGPVGIASQSGGLGLAILAEAGARGLGLSSFVSLGNKADVSGNDALLWWEQDPATEVVLLYLESFGNPRRFARIAGRLSRTKPIVAVKAGRSAPAVRGAASRTAALAGPDQAVEALFRRTGVIRADTTEELFDVAAVLALQPRPRGRRVGIVGNSGGPGVLAADACVGHGLAVPELSAAGQDALRTLLPAGAGVANPVDLVASATADDYRRAITTLARSGEVDAVLVIFTPPVVTRVHDVAVAVARATDEACDAVTVVASVLGTTEARSALLGARRPVPCFTYPETAARALALSAGYEEWRSRPPGTEPVLDDVDPNAARRVIETFATDAPDAPDAPGADGADGADGAGDGTWVTGAHARALLRAYGVPTAPAGAGTQPGVAPGVQTIAGFVQDPAFGPLILFGLGGTAVELLGDTATRLAPLTDVDARELVLGLRGSALLTGYRGSPPVDVDALVDLLLRLGRMAEDLPELAEADCHPVVATPAGVTVADARFRLRTAPEPADDRRRLR, encoded by the coding sequence GTGGCAGCCGACGGCACGCGCATGACCAGCAGCCTCGGCACGGACACCGACGTCCTGCTCGCCGACGGCACCACTGCGCACGTCCGTGCCATCCGGCCCGACGACGCCGAGGGCCTGCGGGCGTTCCACGCCCGGTTGTCGCCCGAGAGCGTGATCCTGCGCTTCTTCGGCCCCCACCCCCGCCTGTCGGAGGCCGAGGTCGAGCGCTTCACCACCGTCGACGGCGTCGACCGCCTGGCGCTCGTGGCCGTGCGGGCGGGAGACATCGTGGCCGTGGCCCGCTACGACCGGTCACCGGGCAGCGACGCGGCCGAGGTCGCCTTCGTCGTCGACGACGCCTTCCAGGGCCGGGGCCTCGGGACCATCCTGCTCGAACACCTGGCCAGCGCGGCGAGGGCCCGGGGCGTGCGACGCTTCGTCGCCGACACGCTGTCGGAGAACTTCCGCATGCTCGGGGTCTTCCGCGACGCCGGGTTCGCCCGGCAGTTCACCCGGTCCTCCGACGTGATGCGCGTCGTGCTCGACATCGCGCCGACCGCCGCGGCCCGGGAGGCCGCCGACGAACGCGACCGGCAGGCGGTGGTGCGCTCCATGGATCGCCTGCTGCGGCCCGGCTCCATCGCCGTGGTGGGGGCGTCGCGCCACCCCGAGGCCCTCGGCCACCTCCTGGTCGCCAACCTGCTGGCCGGCGGGTTCACCGGGCCCGTCTACCCCGTGAACCCCTCGGCGACGTCGGTGGCCGACAGACGCGCCTGGCCGGGCATCGAGGACACCCCGGGTCCCGTCGACCTGGCCGTGGTGGCCGTGCCGGCGGACGCCGTGCGATCGGTGGTGGAGGCATGCGGTCGCAAGGGCGTCGGCGCCCTGGTCGTCATCAGCGCCGGGTTCGCCGAGACCGGCGCCGACGGGGCGGCGCGCCAACGCGAGCTGGCGGGCCTGGCCCACGCCAACGGCATGCGCGTGGTCGGGCCCAACTGCTTCGGCGTGCTCAACACCGATCCCCACGTCTCGATGAACGCCACCTTCGCCCCGGCCCCGCCGGGGCGCGGGCCCGTCGGCATTGCGTCGCAGTCCGGCGGCCTGGGCCTCGCCATCCTGGCGGAGGCCGGCGCCCGGGGGCTCGGGCTGTCGAGCTTCGTGTCCCTCGGCAACAAGGCCGACGTGAGCGGGAACGACGCCCTGCTGTGGTGGGAGCAGGACCCCGCCACCGAGGTGGTGCTGCTCTACCTGGAGTCCTTCGGCAACCCCCGGCGGTTCGCCCGGATCGCCGGGCGCCTGAGCCGGACCAAGCCCATCGTGGCCGTGAAGGCCGGGCGCAGCGCACCGGCGGTGCGGGGGGCCGCCTCCCGTACCGCCGCGCTGGCCGGCCCCGACCAGGCCGTGGAGGCCCTGTTCCGGCGGACCGGGGTGATCCGGGCCGACACCACCGAGGAGCTCTTCGACGTGGCTGCCGTGCTGGCGCTCCAGCCCCGGCCGCGCGGGCGGCGGGTGGGCATCGTGGGCAACAGCGGCGGACCGGGCGTGCTCGCCGCCGACGCCTGCGTGGGCCACGGGCTCGCGGTTCCCGAGCTGTCGGCGGCGGGGCAGGACGCCCTGCGCACCCTGCTCCCCGCCGGCGCCGGGGTCGCCAACCCCGTCGACCTCGTGGCCTCGGCGACGGCCGACGACTACCGGCGGGCGATCACGACGCTCGCCCGCAGCGGCGAGGTCGACGCCGTGCTCGTCATCTTCACACCGCCGGTGGTGACGCGCGTCCACGACGTGGCCGTCGCCGTGGCCCGTGCGACGGACGAGGCCTGCGACGCCGTCACCGTGGTGGCGAGCGTCCTCGGGACGACCGAGGCCAGGAGCGCGCTCCTCGGCGCGCGGCGCCCGGTGCCGTGCTTCACCTATCCCGAGACAGCGGCGCGTGCCCTGGCACTGTCCGCCGGGTACGAGGAGTGGCGGTCACGCCCGCCCGGGACGGAGCCCGTGCTCGACGACGTCGACCCCAACGCGGCACGGCGCGTCATCGAGACCTTCGCCACCGACGCGCCCGACGCGCCCGACGCGCCCGGGGCCGACGGGGCCGACGGGGCCGACGGGGCCGGGGACGGTACCTGGGTGACCGGCGCGCACGCCCGGGCGCTGTTGCGCGCCTACGGCGTCCCCACGGCCCCGGCCGGCGCCGGGACGCAACCGGGGGTCGCACCCGGGGTGCAGACCATCGCGGGCTTCGTGCAGGACCCGGCGTTCGGCCCCCTCATCCTCTTCGGGCTCGGCGGCACCGCCGTCGAGCTCCTGGGCGACACCGCCACCCGGCTGGCGCCGCTCACCGACGTCGACGCCCGCGAGCTCGTGCTCGGGCTGCGGGGTTCGGCCCTCCTGACGGGCTACCGGGGGAGCCCCCCCGTGGACGTCGACGCCCTCGTCGACCTGCTGCTCCGGCTGGGGCGCATGGCCGAGGACCTGCCGGAGCTCGCCGAGGCGGACTGCCACCCCGTCGTCGCCACGCCCGCAGGCGTTACGGTCGCCGACGCCCGGTTCCGCCTGCGCACCGCCCCCGAGCCCGCCGACGACCGCCGCCGTCTCCGCTGA